CTGCGACTGTGTTTTGACAACATAATTTTGACGATACCGTAAGAAAGTATATACAACGAATTGTGTAGACTCttcacaaattttcaaattatactttattatgtttaagtatatttaattttggtCTCAACAACTTCAAGTTTCAAgtcaaataacaaaatttttacaaaaactttacaacttttatttgATTGCCAACCGTTGCGTTGTTTAGCATACCTCCCCATCAACAAGATGAAAACTTtgaatattacatttttgttgttaggTTTCTCTGGagcttgttttaatttatgcaaaggcaatttttaaacatttcgcACACGTGCGTGTCACAAACTAAACAtcagaatatttaaataataaccAAGTTTTGTCAGTGTTTCAAGCTCAAAGTGTAGAGAAGCTTCTTGTAGACTCtcttaaagcaaaaaaatctatattatACATAAAGCATAGACACGGACAACTTAATTCGATAATTCCGTGAcgaatgtaattatttttgtggtcACAATAATTGCGATACTGTTTGGGCCCTGCTTTTAATATGAGCAAGTACgagctatgtatgtatttttgtgtctgtgtgtcgtgtaaatatgcatatctatggcaaataattataattataataaaaataaaagttagtTTATTCAACTTCCTGGACTTCTGTCGCTAGCAgataaattatgaaaagttCTCATGGGATTAGACGAAAATCTGCTTAAAACGAATATgtttttgatattaaaatagcattagttatttatgtatacattAGTAACAGCTTTAATTCAAACTGTTTTACTTAAATGTGTCTTGCTTTTTGAGTGTCCTTTAATGTTGCGTGTTGGGTCAACTTGCCCCAATTTCACGTTCTTGCCTTAAAATTAGTTTTCCCTGCATTATACATGTACATCATTGAACAATTCAATTGTGCgcgttctttttttatattctttgctGCCCCAGTGAGTCATATTTACTGGTCACGTATTTACTTTAGCCCTCAATTACCCCAGTGAGTTACTTCTTTCCTAATCAGTCAGACAattctttcatttaaatataagcaTGTCTGTTTAGTCCACTTTACCAACATGTCTTGCCGTATTTACCTTCGTTTGCGAGTCATTCTTTGATATTTaggtattatatttttgtgtagctTTCGGTCTTTAATTAAGGAAATGTAGTGCATACGACATTTTTTCGGCTTTTCTTTCTCAATCGAAAgtatgtttaataatttccCAAGTCATTCCGTTAAGTCTATATGAAATGCTCCTATATGAATACAATCTGACATTATAGCGGGttatggaaaataaaaaatttgcttaTAAACTTTTTTCGAAGAATTTTCTTATACCACTTATCAATCACCAAATTGCCTGACGCCTACctcattaattttgtaatttgatatTACGCAGTCTTCAGAAAAGCAGTTAGCAGTAAAATGTGTAGAGAGGTTATAACATTTATAGATATCTGCACAGAATATCAATAAACTATTTTGTGGAAGTTTTACTACAGTTTTATTACtacttaaaagttaaaagtttacAAATCATGTTGAAGATACatataaagcaaaaactttttcGCTACGGGTCTTTCTATACATACTTTAGATACTTTTATTGGTATGTGAATTCGTGTTTGTTATACAGAGTGCTAAAGTATATTAGAGTATAGGTTTTAGAATAATATGTTCTTAATAAACATCACCAAAAAAAAGGCAATTAAGCTCTTTTTAttccaataataattaaaacaacaaagtgCACCACAGATATGTCTACTAAGTATCTCGTAGTCGAGATTGAACGATGTTAAGTATCTAAACTTTGTATTCAGTTTGAAAATCAAGAACACTTTAACCACAATTTTGCGGTGGATATTTGGTTTTGGGTTTTTAGAGATGGAGACTGTTGCGGCCAGGTGAAGGAGTTTGGCGCAGACAGCGGTTAAGTCAATAGGTGAGTGCCGTTAACTGGCATAAATGGCAAGGAAAGGTGAACCCAGTTCTGGCCAGGATGGTAtcgaataaataaaacttttatgaTGCGGCATAAATCTTCCGGGCAGACATGTCAGGCCACCTCTGAAGCGACGAACTGTGACCACACCCATTCCCATTCTTATTCCCATTCCCTGTGGCAGCCCATTAAACAGTTGTAACTCATGTTGCTGCCATTTCCGCTGTCTAACCAAATGAAccaatataaattcaatattttatgagTATGTTTTTCCGTTCAGGTTCAGGTTGTTCTACTTACTAttcgtttgttttttcctTTAGCACACAACGCACACAATAGGCAAACAATGGACATTCATCAATTACTCTGTTGCCTTTTTGCTTTGAGCCATTAGTTGTTAGAAATGTGTCGCTAATGTGTCTATAAGGTGTCCAGTAACAGCGCCAACTCtaacactctctctctctctcttttaccCCGTCTCCCGCCCGTCATCTCGCAGTCGGCCTATTTATAAAGGCCATTAGATGGCCAACGTGCTTAAGTATCATCATTAAAGGCACATAACGTGTCTCTGGTATCTTTCGTTGCCGCACGATTTGCGGTCATgttgatatttattaatgttcaattatcgataattatctgtttatctatttaatattgtcTGCCTGCAACGCAGCTTCGATCAAATAGTGTAATGTcttgttgtagtagtagttTACGTTTGTCGGAATATAAAAGGAAGCACTCCAAATCGctttatttctaaaatttcaatttacaacACAATAATTATGTCCAAGGACATGAACGTGTCGGAACAGGTTTGCAGTAACAGTTTTCCATGTAGTTATGAGATTCCAGATACGATTTAATGTCAGACAAGAAGTCTGGCATATACATCTCCGAATATCTATTTTGCAATGATTTGCCTAAACCTGTATTTTGAAGAGCTTTCCACTTTTTTATCTTCTCCATCATTTCACGGCAGAACATGCTCTGGTTATCGGGAAAACTATGCTCTGAAAATCTTCCCTTAACTATAGATGGCATAGgtagaaaataaattcagtAAATACGATCAATTTATCTCTCACCCTTCTCAATTGACTTTCGTTTGGTCTTATGAATCTTGTTGTTAGCTTCCAGAATACATTTCACCAAACCAATATCCTTAAAGTCCTCTGTGGAGGGTCCCATGTCAATGTAATGCATCGACGGATCACAGCTAATACCCATATAGGGCACCAAAGTATATAGCTGCGATTTTTTCCACATCTCCAAATCTTCCTTAAGACGAAATTGGCTCTCAACTGGCGTCTAGCTACAACTTCATTGTACATTCTATATGACAATGTCGAAAGCAGATTCTGCACTTTATCCATGCATctagtaataataatgttattaataaaataattaaaaaatttaatagaataatataaaGACAGTGCAGAATGAACAGaagatttataaaaaaaatagtaagaaaattaaatgcagaAAAAGAAAGCAACTGGTACTCACTCCTGATTATAAAATGTCGATATTCCTGGCAGCACGTTAGATCTTTTCATTGTGTGAAGGCTGCCTAtcatttcatataaaatatactggaCAGCATTTAATTGAAGAGTATGCAGATAGCTTGTATTATTCACATGCTTGCGTGTCCACCAACCACGAAATGAGGCTTGTATCTTGATAGAGCTCGAGTTGAACAAAATCACCATCGATTGCTGTACCTTTTCTTCTGCGATCATCTGGAGATTACGCCCCACAAGATATCGTCGCCACACTCTCTGAATAATTTCAGCtgcattgctttgctttaccATGTGATTACGCACTCGCCAGCCCCGAAAAGTCTTTTGGATAATTCGAGCCGCTTTAAATTGCTTGTAATCGAGTAGAAGCAGTTGGGTGCTAAGCCATAGAATGTGATTAGCCATATTCTCGCTTTTTAATAACGGTAAAACCTTACCGCAGTGCATTGTTCAGATATGTCGAGGGTAATCCCTTGGACTCAGTAGTCTCGCTTTCATACTCGTCAGTACTTTTGAAATCATTTGAAATACTGGCCAACGTGTTGCGATATGTGAAAGTCCAATAGTTATTGGTCCACATGATTAATAGAAATCTATTTTGTGTAATGCTCTTTTGAATATTAGAATGTTTATGTATTTCTCAATTTAATGTGATTGTTTAGATTgatatattgttattatgatatatatatatcaaaggTAACCAGATGTGAGAACACTTCGACTTTTGAATCaaagtatttttcattaagtatgtatattttattgaagtaTATACAActtgtgaatgtgaatgcaattttcaatagTAAATTCAAAAagctatattttgtttattatttaaatgtttcttCCCCTCAGGGATTAGTTTCATTAGATAAACATAACAACCAATCATTTGGCGtctaaacaaatcaatttttacACAATGGCATAAAAGGCTTGTAGTTGATACTATCGACAGGctttaattaagttgaatTGTTTATGGCGAAACTACTAATAGTTTGCTTTTGAAACTCGAGTTTAGCAtcttaacattttaattaagtcaAAACAAGGCTTTGTTATCCAATCTGAACAATTGAATAGATTGCTTTGCTACTAAATGAATTAATAGCAGCTACTGCTATTGTggttaatttatttctatttatagccaaagttacattttcatttagaatgcaatatttttgtcTGTCCGCCTATAGATTTATCTCTATACaaatacatgtgtgtgtggacgTCTTGCTAGAAACTGAGTTGCATTGGTCAAGAGTTGGCTTGCTCCTTTTGCTGAGCTCAAAGTCATTTAGTATtgtgcaaacaatttgctgcGTTTCATGTTACGACTTTTCCAAGCTAACAACTAGTACAAGCCAGAAAAAGCAGAAAGCAGATGATGATGGCCACGACGAGAGATGACGTTGTGGCCGCAACTACAACAGCGACTTCGACTAAGGCTGTCCAAGAAAAATTCATCGAAGAAATGCCAAACTGCAATTGACTTGCATGAccataaaaattaagttataTACACCAAGCAGCCATAGAGCTATAGGGCGGCGACGGAGGATGCCAAAGGCAGGCAGGAGACGGGAGGCAGCAGTGGGAGcgagtcgaagtcgaagtcgaaggcACAGCTAAAGCGCAAAAATAAAGTCGAGTGAAATTGCTgctgtaatatattttaatagcgTAGAGCTAGCTCTAACGGAGGCCGGAAAAGCTCTGTGATCGAggttgccttttgttgttgactgTTGACTGTTCGCTGGTCGCTGGTCAGTGCTAGAGCCAACAAGCGAACTGTGCAAACTCAGTTGGTAACAGCGAAGAGCAAACATCTAACCGGCCAACAAGCCAAACAGCCAAACAACCaagcaacaaaacagcaaacggcaaacaaATAGTTGACCAAACCAGACCTTTTGGCCAGCGAAATTTTCGACTCAACTCGCGCAGTCTTTGCTTGGCTGCCTGCTCTTTGCCTTATTATGTCTAATTAGATTgcgctgtagttgttgctcgTTTTACGGAATGCTTTATTGTTACTTTGTCGATTTGATGTTTCGTTTCTGGATTGAGTTGGCCAGCTAAAATCGATGCTCAGCGTAGGGGTTAATTGATGTTGGCTCTGCGAAATAATCCCCTTCCTACCTAGATTTGGGGTTTGCTATGCCTAATTTTACGACACAATTCAATTATGAAACTTAAGATACCAtttaaacaaaagtatttatttaataacttccacaatttttatctgtttCCTTCATATGAACTCGTGGATGTTTTCACCATTTGCCCTGAAGACACAGTTAACCTGTTTTCATAAGCAGCCTCATTATAGATTCATGTTTCAAttggacaaaaaaaaaaataaaaacacattctAAACCCATTCCTCATCAGTCATTCTCTCTGTTGCTAGCCACATTTTTgacacacaacaaaattgcGACACACtcgagacagagaaagagagggagaagcaaaaaaaaaataaattaaaaagaaatcatGGCAAACGTGTGTGTCGCACTTCAGGGGCAACTTTGGTCTGGGGcaattggcaaattgaaatctCATAAAAATTCTCACGTTTTGctccaaattttattttgtgaagcgcgcttttgtgttttgcataATCACCTGAGCCAAGTTGCGTAGGCTGAGCgttgagtgagagagagagagagagggaaggggaAGGCAAGCATAAATGTGACGCCAGCTCTTAGAACCCGCCAAGCAACCCACTGAACGGACACTAGAAGTGCCCAGCCATTGAACTCTGCACACGATTATTATGATGGCAAATGTGACCATAAAAGAGACGAACTCAAACTTATACTGAAACCTCCAACTCCAATTCTAacttcgacttcaacttcCAACTCGCAAATCCATCCCGAACTCGAAGTTGAAGTCGAAACAAACGAGTCGACTTGTTGCGCAAAAGATTTTTATCAAATTGGCCGTCGGGTTATACGAAGCTTGACGagattctcattctcatttcGATGTGGATTTCGATTGGATGGCGAGGAGAGTGCTATAGAGAGTCGCGAGTTTGAATCACAGATGCtgatttcttcttcttgttggtTTCCTGTGCGTGTGGCACTGTGTAGATTACTTGGGGCGATCTCTTGACTTCAATTGCCCGCTGGCTATGCAAATTTATCAGCACACTCCCAATCCCAGTCTCAGTCTTAGTCTCAGTCCATACAGAGAGCTCCGTGTCccagaaacacacaaaaaccgGTGGcacttttttgctgttttcgttgttgttaaGTTGCCAAGAAGTTGTGCGATAAAAATCGCTTATACCCCTTGCCCTCCCACCACACTCTCCACAGACCACGGAGCGCCATTAGTCAAGCTGCTGGTGCATTGAACTTGAAACATCTCGCAGTTTTCACTTCAATCCATCAAACGACTCGACGgtgttggcgttggcgtcggcGTCAACGTCGGAGGCGACCGCGAAATCtctgtcgacgtcgacggaAACGGGAGAGATTCCAATGACGCGTGTAAAATGATTGTACGCGTGTGCCCCCCAGGGGAGCTCCTAATGAATGGAGCAGCTCTTAAACTGAAAAGCAACTGTAGAATTTGTATTCCCCGTTCTTGCTTGCGTGGTTTGTGTTTCTGATGCTGATTCCGATTCTGACTCTGATTTGTATCTGCCCTCTAATGagtacataataataaataaataatgattcATTTTAGTTCAGTCATGTGTACTATAGTTGATTCTCAATGCAATCTCATTAAATGTGCTCTCAGTACGTTTTCGAAAGTGGCGAAActgttttgcaaatttatgtggTGTCATTTTTTCGAATGATTTATATTTCTGACACAGTTTCGTGTCGGATGAAGCTGTTGAAGTTTTGACAACAACTAAAGTGTCATGAGGaatttttaagataaaaattgATGACATTTCTAGCTATGCTTCAGAGCTAGTAAAACgtattcataaaaatactttttatctTAAGCACTTGTTACTGCTGCTAAAGGTTGTATCTTATTTAAAACTGACAACTTATGGCTTACTTCTATTGTTTACCTTacaattcttattttatttgccaacaCATTAAAATCCATGgtcattttatttgcacaattgTTGTCATgcaaccaaaacaaatttgcCAGCTAATTAGATTCGAGTATTCTACTCACGTTCGCATGGTCAGCAGCCCAGCATTGTTTGCACTTCCCCAAACCTAATATAGTTGCTTACGGATATTGATGAATTCATTATCAGTAAACgtaatattatttatcatttgcaaattgttattcATTATGATTTTAATATCCTGATAAAAGAGACCACATTGTTGTGATAATATTGTAATGAGAACAAAAGTTGTTACACTAATTGCAAAACTTTGTCATTAGCAACattgtaaaaaattaaacacaaacatGTAATTAAATGTTGTCCTCCATTAAGTTTTAAAAAACAGCCGACGCCTTAAGGGGCCAAGAGTCCACAAGGGCGTTGCGTAATTTATGTGGGAAACCTAACTAATTGTGGCTGttg
This window of the Drosophila albomicans strain 15112-1751.03 chromosome 2L, ASM965048v2, whole genome shotgun sequence genome carries:
- the LOC127565270 gene encoding abnormal spindle-like microcephaly-associated protein homolog, translated to MWTNNYWTFTYRNTLASISNDFKSTDEYESETTESKGLPSTYLNNALRTQLLLLDYKQFKAARIIQKTFRGWRVRNHMVKQSNAAEIIQRVWRRYLVGRNLQMIAEEKVQQSMVILFNSSSIKIQASFRGWWTRKHVNNTSYLHTLQLNAVQYILYEMIGSLHTMKRSNVLPGISTFYNQECMDKVQNLLSTLSYRMYNEVVARRQLRANFVLRKIWRCGKNRSYILWCPIWVLAVIRRCITLTWDPPQRTLRILVW